Proteins encoded in a region of the Mycoplasma feriruminatoris genome:
- the atpA gene encoding F0F1 ATP synthase subunit alpha — MSFNIKEISEMIEKQIRNYNKEIVKTEQGTVISVGDGIALVYGLDNAIMGELLIFPNNVYGMVLNLEEGAVGSVILGDETLIREGDIVKRTNKVVEAPVGNALLGRVINALGQPIDNLGPINFTKTRPVERVATSVMARKSVSQPLETGILAIDSAIPIGKGQRELIIGDRQTGKTAIAIDAIINQKNKNVKCIYVAIGQKDSTIVQVVEKFKKYGAMDYTVVVNAGASQPAPLQYLSPYTGVTIAEEWMESGDDVLIVYDDLSKHAVSYREMSLLLRRPPGREAYPGDVFYLHSRLLERAARVNQNYGGGSITALPIIETQAGDISAYIPTNVISITDGQIFLSSELFNQGVRPAVDIGPSVSRVGSAAQIKSIKQVSGTLKLELAQYYELESFAKFGSDLDETTKATLDQGAKIIQMLIQKQYNPLEQVDEAILLLTIKSHLLKWLPIDSIYNFKHEILSHFKNDKNANELRKKLDQQKTFDESLQNEILKEAQKVVLKITKNIKEYKPETFGNIVEYQNLGK, encoded by the coding sequence ATGAGTTTTAATATCAAAGAAATCTCTGAGATGATAGAAAAACAGATAAGAAATTATAATAAAGAAATAGTAAAAACTGAACAAGGAACAGTTATTAGTGTTGGTGATGGTATTGCATTAGTTTATGGATTAGATAATGCAATTATGGGTGAATTACTAATATTTCCAAATAATGTTTATGGGATGGTTTTAAACTTAGAAGAAGGTGCAGTTGGTTCTGTTATTCTAGGTGATGAAACTTTAATTAGAGAAGGAGATATAGTAAAAAGAACTAATAAAGTTGTTGAAGCTCCAGTTGGTAATGCTTTATTAGGTCGTGTTATTAATGCTTTAGGTCAACCAATTGATAATTTAGGACCAATTAACTTTACTAAAACTAGACCTGTTGAAAGAGTTGCTACTTCAGTTATGGCTAGAAAATCTGTTTCTCAACCACTAGAAACTGGAATTTTAGCAATTGATTCAGCTATTCCAATTGGTAAAGGACAACGTGAGTTAATCATTGGAGATCGTCAAACTGGAAAAACTGCAATTGCAATTGATGCTATTATTAATCAAAAAAATAAAAATGTTAAATGTATTTATGTAGCAATTGGTCAAAAAGATTCAACTATTGTTCAAGTTGTTGAAAAGTTTAAAAAATATGGTGCAATGGATTATACAGTTGTTGTTAATGCTGGAGCAAGTCAACCAGCCCCATTACAATATCTATCACCATATACAGGAGTTACAATTGCTGAAGAGTGAATGGAAAGTGGAGATGATGTTTTAATTGTTTATGATGATTTATCAAAACATGCAGTAAGTTATCGTGAAATGTCTCTACTTTTAAGAAGACCACCAGGAAGAGAAGCTTATCCTGGAGATGTTTTTTATCTTCACTCAAGATTATTAGAACGTGCTGCTAGAGTTAATCAAAACTATGGTGGTGGTTCAATAACAGCTTTACCAATTATTGAAACTCAAGCAGGAGATATTTCAGCTTATATTCCAACTAATGTTATTTCAATTACTGATGGACAAATCTTTTTATCAAGTGAATTATTTAATCAAGGTGTAAGACCTGCTGTTGATATTGGTCCTTCAGTTTCAAGAGTTGGATCTGCTGCTCAAATTAAATCAATTAAACAAGTTTCAGGAACTTTAAAACTAGAATTAGCTCAATATTATGAATTAGAATCGTTTGCTAAATTTGGATCTGATTTAGATGAAACAACTAAAGCTACTTTAGATCAAGGTGCAAAAATAATTCAAATGTTAATTCAAAAACAATATAATCCATTAGAACAAGTTGACGAAGCTATTTTATTATTAACTATTAAATCTCACTTATTAAAATGATTACCAATTGATAGTATTTATAATTTCAAACACGAAATCCTATCACATTTTAAAAATGATAAAAATGCAAATGAGCTTAGAAAAAAACTAGATCAACAAAAAACTTTTGATGAATCTTTACAAAATGAAATTTTAAAAGAAGCTCAAAAAGTAGTTCTTAAAATCACTAAAAATATTAAAGAATATAAACCAGAAACATTTGGAAATATTGTAGAATATCAAAATTTAGGTAAATAG
- a CDS encoding F0F1 ATP synthase subunit delta — protein MILKDSTINNYATALYNIAVKEKLVDTYIVQVDALIQCLKDKDDFNKILAYSNNEEKKQAVLVIENTFSPFGFDIYLINALKILVENQLFINTRMILKALYKKLLAYKNIVLGEVYSTELLTKTQLSAIKKKISNKVNKKVELVNKIDKTLIGGVKVSVDGKVFDGSIKAKLEALKKEMNT, from the coding sequence ATGATTTTAAAAGATAGTACAATAAACAACTATGCAACAGCTTTATACAATATTGCTGTTAAAGAAAAATTAGTTGATACATATATTGTTCAAGTTGATGCTTTAATTCAATGTCTAAAAGATAAAGATGATTTTAATAAAATTCTTGCTTATTCTAATAATGAAGAAAAAAAACAAGCTGTTTTAGTTATTGAAAATACCTTTAGTCCATTTGGGTTTGATATTTATTTAATTAATGCATTAAAAATTCTAGTAGAAAATCAATTGTTTATAAATACAAGAATGATTTTAAAAGCTTTATATAAAAAATTACTTGCTTATAAAAATATAGTTTTAGGTGAAGTTTATTCAACTGAATTACTAACTAAAACTCAACTATCAGCAATCAAGAAAAAAATTTCAAATAAAGTTAATAAAAAAGTTGAACTAGTTAATAAAATCGATAAAACACTAATTGGTGGAGTTAAAGTTAGTGTTGATGGTAAGGTTTTTGATGGTTCTATTAAAGCTAAATTAGAAGCTCTTAAAAAAGAAATGAATACATAA
- the atpF gene encoding F0F1 ATP synthase subunit B has product MLSVGLNMVIGATTQGVPKIIESLFPNLPNFIAHLLATIVLVIVLTKLVYKPYKQMIDKQRQKITEVLSDAIEKQTQANIKIKQANTLLEEAKTESVSIIKTARIDAELQKNKIIDNANLQAKNIQSYAQNSIKQEKIKAQLEIKNTIVNLAINSAEKILSKEIDKATNKQLVEDFIKDLE; this is encoded by the coding sequence GTGTTATCTGTAGGTTTAAATATGGTGATTGGAGCAACCACTCAAGGTGTGCCAAAAATCATTGAATCACTTTTTCCTAATTTACCAAACTTTATAGCACACTTATTAGCAACAATTGTTTTGGTTATTGTTTTAACAAAATTAGTTTATAAACCATATAAACAAATGATTGATAAACAAAGACAAAAAATTACTGAAGTTTTAAGTGATGCTATTGAAAAGCAAACTCAAGCAAACATTAAAATAAAACAAGCAAACACTTTATTAGAAGAAGCTAAAACTGAATCAGTATCAATTATTAAAACAGCTAGAATTGATGCTGAATTACAAAAAAATAAAATTATTGATAATGCTAATTTACAAGCAAAAAACATTCAATCTTATGCTCAAAATTCTATTAAACAAGAAAAAATTAAAGCACAATTAGAAATTAAAAATACTATAGTTAATTTAGCAATTAATTCTGCTGAAAAAATTCTAAGTAAAGAAATTGATAAAGCAACTAACAAACAACTTGTTGAAGACTTTATTAAAGATTTAGAATAA
- the atpE gene encoding ATP synthase F0 subunit C: MLHTAFMSNILANYLTALSIILPNILAVEGNIKYIGAGLASVGILGTGVGQGLIGQGACLAIGRNPEMAPKVTSTMIVSAGISESGAIYSLVIAILLIFVV, encoded by the coding sequence ATGTTACACACAGCATTTATGTCAAACATTTTAGCTAATTATCTAACAGCACTATCAATAATTTTACCTAACATTTTAGCAGTTGAAGGAAATATTAAATACATCGGAGCTGGACTAGCTTCTGTTGGAATTTTAGGAACTGGAGTTGGACAAGGTTTAATTGGACAAGGAGCTTGTTTAGCAATTGGTCGTAACCCTGAAATGGCACCAAAAGTTACTTCAACAATGATAGTTTCTGCAGGTATTTCTGAATCTGGAGCAATTTATTCACTAGTTATTGCTATTTTATTAATCTTTGTTGTTTAG
- a CDS encoding F0F1 ATP synthase subunit A encodes MKLITFSSIKDNLSTWNKFNGILITILLVVIIVCTISIIYNKKVKNYNIDDKMPGFLVLVNVFVASVENIVVSILGKKYRKLTPYIMYLFAYIFIGCLLSILGLEAQGTSFTVTLSMGMVTFIMIYYFGIKYQKLAFFKKYINPVELFTQFTPLISISFRLFGNLIGGSIILGLLYGLLIGFQLSWGVNNIQVEGATRWASYAIWNPELVENGYLKQYEYWWAGLNLFTTPIMPFLHMYFDLFSGVIQSTVFAMLTLSYWSAQIDDNVKRPDLIEQVKEEITTKYQ; translated from the coding sequence ATGAAACTAATAACTTTTTCATCAATAAAAGATAATTTATCAACTTGAAATAAGTTTAACGGTATTTTAATTACTATTTTATTAGTTGTAATTATCGTTTGTACGATTTCAATTATCTATAATAAAAAAGTTAAAAATTATAATATTGATGATAAAATGCCCGGTTTTTTAGTACTAGTTAATGTTTTTGTAGCTAGTGTTGAAAATATAGTAGTTTCAATATTAGGTAAAAAATACCGAAAACTCACACCTTATATAATGTATTTATTTGCATACATTTTCATAGGTTGTCTTCTTTCGATATTAGGACTTGAAGCACAAGGGACTTCTTTTACAGTTACTTTATCTATGGGAATGGTAACTTTTATTATGATTTATTATTTTGGTATTAAATACCAAAAACTGGCGTTTTTTAAAAAATATATCAACCCAGTTGAATTATTTACACAATTTACGCCACTAATTTCCATATCATTCCGTTTATTTGGTAATTTAATTGGTGGATCTATTATTTTAGGTTTATTATATGGTTTGTTAATTGGTTTTCAATTAAGTTGAGGAGTAAATAATATTCAAGTTGAAGGAGCAACTAGATGAGCTTCTTATGCAATTTGAAATCCTGAATTAGTAGAAAATGGATATTTAAAACAATATGAATACTGATGAGCAGGATTAAACTTATTTACAACACCAATTATGCCTTTTTTACATATGTATTTTGATTTATTTAGTGGTGTGATTCAATCAACAGTATTTGCAATGCTAACACTATCTTATTGATCAGCACAAATCGATGATAATGTAAAAAGACCTGATTTAATCGAACAAGTTAAAGAAGAAATAACTACAAAATATCAATAA
- a CDS encoding MG406 family protein, which produces MLKQTFLDKQLRKALIFNTIWWLVIIIVFIVLSAIKIINWINLISIFVAYFCSYVAIFLLFLTKLLIIKYQNPYLLYFMFLLRIGIYVIPLFIALLSNENIFSYLGILIGYSSNLVIPFFIHKRLEKKGGT; this is translated from the coding sequence ATGTTAAAGCAAACTTTTTTAGATAAACAACTAAGAAAAGCTTTAATATTTAATACTATTTGATGGTTGGTAATTATTATAGTTTTTATAGTTTTATCAGCTATTAAAATAATAAATTGGATTAATTTAATAAGTATATTTGTAGCTTATTTTTGCTCGTATGTGGCAATATTTTTATTGTTTTTAACTAAGTTATTAATAATAAAATATCAAAATCCTTATTTATTGTATTTTATGTTCCTTTTAAGAATAGGTATATATGTTATTCCACTTTTTATTGCTTTATTAAGTAATGAAAATATTTTTAGTTATTTAGGTATTTTAATTGGTTATAGTTCAAATCTAGTAATACCATTTTTTATACATAAAAGACTAGAAAAGAAAGGAGGAACTTAA
- the upp gene encoding uracil phosphoribosyltransferase: protein MAFTEIKHPLIIDKLTRMRKTETSSKDFRENLNEIAQLMVYEIFRDLKLEPVEIETPVSKTTGYKINQPVVLVPILRAGIGMLDGIQKLIPTARIAHIGLYRDEETLETHQYFAKTTKDIDKSYVIVVDPMLATGGSACKAIDIVKQWGAKEVKFVCLVAVEPGIKRLQERHPDVEIYAASKDERLNEKGYIVPGLGDAGDRIFGTK from the coding sequence ATGGCATTTACAGAAATTAAACACCCACTGATCATAGATAAGCTAACTAGAATGAGAAAAACAGAAACTTCTTCAAAAGATTTTAGAGAAAACTTAAACGAAATAGCTCAATTAATGGTTTATGAAATTTTTAGAGATTTAAAACTAGAACCAGTTGAAATTGAAACTCCAGTTTCAAAAACCACTGGATATAAAATTAATCAACCAGTAGTTTTAGTCCCAATTCTAAGAGCAGGAATTGGAATGTTAGATGGAATTCAAAAATTGATTCCAACAGCAAGAATTGCTCATATTGGATTATATAGAGATGAAGAAACATTAGAAACTCATCAATATTTTGCAAAAACTACTAAAGATATTGATAAAAGTTATGTAATAGTAGTTGATCCAATGTTAGCAACTGGTGGTAGTGCATGTAAGGCAATTGACATTGTTAAGCAATGAGGAGCTAAAGAAGTTAAGTTTGTTTGTTTAGTAGCTGTAGAACCTGGTATTAAAAGACTGCAAGAAAGACACCCAGATGTTGAAATCTATGCAGCATCAAAAGATGAAAGATTAAATGAAAAAGGTTATATTGTTCCAGGATTAGGAGATGCTGGAGATAGAATCTTTGGTACAAAATAA
- a CDS encoding serine hydroxymethyltransferase: MNTKINPLIKESLQKELHRQQSHIELIASENYVSEAVLELNGSVLTNKYAEGYPGKRYYGGCEFIDEIESLGIKTAKELFNAEHANIQPHSGSQANDAAYKALLEPKDRVVAMSLDAGGHLTHGYHINFSGNTYDFRFYGVNKDTEQLDYNEIEQIVLEHKPKLIVAGASAYSRIIDFKKFREIADKVGAYLMVDMAHIAGLVAAGVHPNPMEYADIVTTTTHKTLRGARGGLILCKQEFAKKVDSAVFPGSQGGPLENLIAGKTQALLEASTEEFKQYARQIVKNSKALANVLQENGLRLVAGGSDNHLINVDVKSTLQITGKKAEKILESIGIICNKNMIPFDTEKPFYTSGIRLGTPAMTTRGFKEEEFKQVGLIIVSALKDQSEENLEKLAKQVVSLCEKFPIYQNIKY; this comes from the coding sequence ATGAATACAAAAATTAATCCATTAATAAAAGAATCACTACAAAAAGAACTACATAGACAACAATCTCATATTGAATTAATTGCTTCTGAAAATTATGTTTCTGAAGCTGTTTTAGAGTTGAACGGATCAGTTTTAACTAATAAATATGCTGAAGGATATCCTGGAAAAAGATATTATGGTGGATGTGAATTTATTGATGAAATTGAAAGTTTAGGAATCAAAACAGCAAAAGAATTATTTAATGCTGAACATGCAAACATCCAACCTCATTCAGGAAGTCAAGCAAATGATGCAGCTTATAAAGCTTTATTAGAACCAAAAGATCGTGTTGTTGCTATGAGTTTAGATGCTGGTGGTCATTTAACACACGGATATCATATTAATTTTTCAGGAAATACATATGATTTTAGATTTTATGGAGTTAATAAAGATACTGAACAACTAGATTATAATGAAATTGAACAAATCGTTTTAGAACACAAACCTAAACTAATTGTTGCTGGTGCTAGTGCTTATTCTAGAATTATTGATTTTAAAAAATTTCGAGAAATTGCAGATAAAGTTGGAGCTTATTTAATGGTTGATATGGCTCATATTGCAGGACTAGTTGCTGCTGGAGTTCATCCAAATCCAATGGAATATGCTGATATTGTAACAACAACTACTCACAAAACTTTAAGAGGAGCACGTGGTGGATTAATTTTATGTAAACAAGAGTTTGCAAAAAAAGTTGATTCAGCAGTTTTTCCTGGTTCACAAGGTGGTCCTTTAGAAAATCTTATTGCTGGTAAAACTCAAGCTTTATTAGAAGCTTCAACTGAAGAATTTAAACAATATGCTAGACAAATTGTAAAAAATAGTAAAGCTTTAGCTAATGTTTTACAAGAAAATGGTTTAAGACTTGTAGCTGGTGGTAGTGATAATCATTTAATTAATGTTGATGTTAAATCTACTTTACAAATTACAGGTAAAAAAGCTGAAAAGATTTTAGAATCAATTGGAATTATTTGTAATAAAAATATGATCCCATTTGATACTGAAAAACCTTTTTATACTTCTGGAATTAGACTAGGTACTCCAGCAATGACTACTAGAGGATTTAAAGAAGAAGAATTTAAACAAGTTGGACTAATTATCGTTAGTGCTTTAAAAGATCAATCAGAAGAAAATCTAGAAAAACTTGCAAAACAAGTTGTAAGTTTATGTGAAAAATTCCCAATATATCAAAATATTAAATATTAA
- the rpiB gene encoding ribose 5-phosphate isomerase B yields MSNRIYIGNDHSAVEMKQAIVNHLKEKNYEVIDLGNNDGKSCNYAKIGQVVAEHVVNDPNSRGIVICGTGIGISIAANKVKTARAALVYEKETAELARIHNDANILALGARIIAIAKAINLVDVFLNTPFEGGRHIERVNTLNEYKN; encoded by the coding sequence ATGTCAAATCGAATTTATATAGGAAATGATCATAGTGCAGTTGAAATGAAACAAGCAATTGTTAATCATTTAAAAGAAAAAAACTATGAAGTTATTGATCTTGGAAATAATGATGGAAAATCATGTAATTATGCAAAAATTGGTCAAGTTGTTGCTGAACATGTTGTAAATGATCCAAATAGTAGAGGTATTGTAATTTGTGGTACTGGTATTGGAATTAGTATTGCTGCAAATAAAGTTAAAACTGCAAGAGCTGCTTTAGTTTATGAAAAAGAAACAGCTGAACTAGCAAGAATTCATAATGATGCAAACATTTTAGCACTTGGAGCAAGAATTATTGCAATTGCTAAAGCTATTAATTTAGTTGACGTATTTTTAAACACACCATTTGAAGGTGGAAGACATATAGAAAGAGTTAATACTTTAAATGAATACAAAAATTAA
- a CDS encoding rhodanese-like domain-containing protein produces the protein MKNSIEISNEKFFELLDKGWQVIDVRDKYEYENFEKFLPSLNISYPEVLEDVKKRWPNLDVKLIFVCNHGNRSGLTARYLHKLGYFNVYVLDTGIAGL, from the coding sequence ATGAAAAATTCTATAGAAATATCTAATGAAAAATTTTTTGAATTATTAGATAAAGGTTGACAAGTAATTGATGTTAGAGATAAGTATGAATATGAAAATTTTGAAAAATTTTTACCAAGTTTAAACATATCTTATCCAGAAGTTTTAGAAGATGTTAAAAAGAGATGACCTAATTTAGATGTTAAATTAATTTTTGTATGTAATCACGGAAATAGATCAGGATTAACTGCTAGATATTTACACAAATTAGGTTATTTTAATGTTTATGTTTTAGATACAGGTATAGCTGGATTATAA